Proteins from a genomic interval of Shewanella seohaensis:
- a CDS encoding ABC-three component system protein, which translates to MFNWLRNITAGGDVVGRDKITNILPAPTQMDLLSQKYVEEKSNQQVTYVIIDELTHYSNENYDIRDLTEKLEDAGFGYLVDVGEELKEEVSKLIIRNQHYKSAQKIITYLLAEVESIFNANIKIRLLDVREEAALKLLFRTHLEKEIQAHLGDNVLEIFNRQINGMVYFLTGNCHLEWK; encoded by the coding sequence ATGTTTAATTGGCTCAGAAATATTACGGCCGGCGGAGATGTTGTTGGACGAGACAAGATAACAAATATCTTACCAGCTCCTACACAGATGGATTTGCTGTCGCAAAAGTATGTTGAAGAAAAGTCAAATCAACAAGTGACTTATGTAATTATTGATGAGCTGACTCACTATAGTAATGAAAATTACGATATTCGAGATTTGACTGAAAAACTTGAAGATGCTGGGTTTGGTTATTTGGTTGATGTCGGAGAGGAACTAAAGGAAGAAGTTAGTAAGTTAATTATTCGGAATCAGCATTACAAGTCGGCTCAGAAAATCATTACTTATCTATTGGCCGAAGTTGAGTCTATTTTTAACGCAAATATTAAAATAAGGTTACTTGATGTAAGGGAAGAAGCAGCATTGAAGCTACTTTTCAGAACGCATCTTGAGAAAGAAATTCAAGCTCACCTAGGTGATAATGTTTTAGAAATTTTCAATCGTCAAATCAATGGCATGGTTTATTTCCTTACGGGGAATTGCCACTTGGAGTGGAAATAA
- a CDS encoding DJ-1/PfpI family protein: MYQIAIVIFDEFTDIDFFLMRDILGRTTTDWTVKVLGTKPSHRSSLGMTVETHGHVAQVAEADVVLFSSGYKGVPAALADPEFMSALKLDPARQLLGSICAGSFFFAKLGLLDNISATTHPDAKPALVAMGVEVEDSALVINGNIATAGGCLSSLYLTGWVAERLFDSAKRREIHRQLLPAGQADVFDALIESSIASAIR, translated from the coding sequence ATGTACCAGATTGCGATTGTGATATTTGATGAATTTACCGATATCGATTTCTTTTTAATGCGCGATATTCTCGGCCGCACAACAACCGATTGGACAGTCAAAGTGCTAGGCACTAAACCTAGCCACAGGTCGAGTTTGGGAATGACGGTAGAAACCCATGGTCATGTCGCGCAAGTCGCCGAAGCTGACGTGGTATTATTCAGCAGTGGTTACAAAGGCGTACCTGCCGCACTTGCGGATCCTGAGTTTATGTCGGCCCTTAAATTAGATCCCGCACGGCAATTGCTTGGCAGTATTTGTGCGGGCTCATTCTTCTTTGCCAAGTTAGGCTTACTCGACAATATCTCAGCAACAACTCACCCCGATGCCAAACCCGCATTAGTGGCCATGGGTGTGGAGGTGGAAGACTCCGCTCTGGTGATCAATGGCAATATTGCCACTGCGGGAGGTTGTTTGTCCTCACTCTATTTAACGGGTTGGGTAGCGGAGCGTTTATTTGACAGTGCAAAGCGCCGCGAAATTCATCGGCAACTGCTCCCCGCAGGCCAAGCCGATGTTTTTGACGCTTTAATCGAATCCTCGATTGCCTCAGCGATTCGCTAA
- a CDS encoding cytoplasmic protein: MTLKALLNQLKTEHKLTSAAELAALLAQDEALVQQIKQADAQYWVNFSKQTFDGWYCIATPSNASYHVYYQERGQHCWGEEVFSDQYLAIATVIFASGLFHAE, translated from the coding sequence ATGACACTCAAAGCACTACTCAATCAGTTAAAAACCGAACACAAACTCACCAGCGCAGCCGAACTGGCGGCGCTATTGGCGCAAGATGAAGCGCTAGTCCAGCAGATCAAACAGGCGGATGCGCAGTATTGGGTCAACTTTAGCAAGCAGACCTTTGATGGTTGGTACTGCATCGCTACGCCATCGAATGCCAGCTACCATGTGTACTATCAAGAGCGTGGACAACATTGCTGGGGAGAAGAGGTATTTAGCGATCAATACTTGGCCATAGCCACCGTGATATTTGCTTCAGGACTGTTCCATGCTGAATAA
- a CDS encoding sulfite exporter TauE/SafE family protein: MDWLLIALAGLLGGMLNAVAGGGSFITLFALVFVGVPPLLANATGTAALLPGYLASAWRFRKEIEYPANLNLKTLCLIAIAGGCLGAAILLSTSEQVFAYLIPWLILLATLAFIGGPWLLKKRLANASITRVNTVKPLTAMMILSLVCIYGGYFNGGLGIILLATFGLLGQTQLHGMNGLKNLLSALLTTIAVVIYALGNLIDGQYLLLLAIMAIIGGYLGAALAYRIPQSLLRGFIVLVGFAMSVGFFMR; encoded by the coding sequence ATGGACTGGTTACTGATCGCCCTCGCAGGCTTACTCGGCGGCATGTTAAATGCGGTGGCGGGCGGTGGCAGCTTTATCACCTTATTTGCCCTTGTGTTTGTGGGCGTACCGCCACTGTTGGCTAACGCGACGGGCACTGCCGCCCTGCTTCCCGGTTACCTTGCCAGTGCCTGGCGTTTTCGAAAAGAGATTGAATATCCAGCAAATCTTAACCTAAAAACCCTGTGCTTGATCGCCATTGCGGGCGGATGCCTAGGCGCTGCGATTCTGCTAAGCACCAGCGAGCAAGTGTTCGCTTATCTCATCCCTTGGCTGATTTTGCTGGCCACACTCGCCTTTATTGGTGGACCTTGGTTACTGAAAAAACGCTTAGCGAATGCCAGCATCACCCGAGTGAATACCGTCAAGCCACTGACTGCAATGATGATTCTGAGTCTCGTCTGTATTTATGGTGGCTATTTTAACGGGGGATTAGGGATTATTTTACTCGCCACCTTTGGGTTACTCGGCCAAACCCAATTACATGGGATGAACGGGCTTAAAAATTTACTCTCCGCCCTACTCACCACCATTGCCGTGGTGATTTACGCCCTAGGTAATCTGATTGACGGGCAATATCTATTACTGCTTGCCATTATGGCGATTATTGGCGGCTATCTTGGCGCCGCGCTGGCTTATCGCATTCCCCAATCCCTGTTGCGGGGTTTTATTGTGCTTGTCGGTTTCGCCATGAGTGTGGGATTTTTTATGCGTTAA
- a CDS encoding GNAT family N-acetyltransferase, protein MGFIAIRQAQITDLNAMANLLLQLGYSASEKELRQYLDAPKRSDEIYLAESEGDIVGLISLIFFDYFPSQQQICRITALVVAEASRGLGVGTQLIDFTKDRASERGCRQLEVTTSMRREQTQAYYESVGFEKTSFRYIQAVDVTPK, encoded by the coding sequence ATGGGCTTTATTGCAATTAGACAAGCACAGATAACAGACCTTAACGCCATGGCTAACTTACTGTTGCAGCTGGGTTACAGTGCCAGCGAGAAGGAGTTACGGCAATATCTCGATGCTCCCAAAAGATCGGATGAAATCTATCTCGCCGAGTCTGAGGGAGACATAGTTGGGCTGATAAGTTTGATCTTTTTTGATTATTTTCCCTCGCAGCAGCAAATCTGCCGCATTACCGCCTTAGTGGTGGCTGAAGCGAGTCGAGGTTTAGGCGTGGGGACGCAACTGATTGATTTTACCAAAGACAGAGCAAGTGAGCGGGGTTGTCGCCAGCTTGAGGTCACCACCTCTATGCGCCGCGAGCAGACCCAAGCCTACTATGAGTCCGTTGGCTTTGAGAAAACCTCCTTTCGCTATATTCAAGCCGTTGACGTTACCCCAAAGTGA
- a CDS encoding efflux RND transporter permease subunit gives MILTDLSVKRPVFASVISLLLVAFGLVAFDKLPLREYPNIDPPIVSIETNYRGASAAVVESRITQLIEDRISGVEGIRHVSSSSSDGRSQVTLEFDISRNIEDAANDVRDRISGLLDNLPEEADPPEVQKANGGDEVIMWLNLVSDQMTTLELTDYTRRYLSDRLSVVDGVSMIRIGGGKVYAMRVWLDRQALASRSLTVADVEAALRAENVELPAGSLESKERHFTVRLERSYRTAEDFANLVISQGEDGYLVKLGDVAKVEIGSEEERIMFRGNKEAMIGLGVSKQSTANTLEVARAVNALVDKINPTLPAGMSIKRSYDSSVFIEASIKEVYQTLFTAMVLVIIVIYLFLGSVRAMLIPAITVPVSLLGTFIVLYALGYTINLLTLLAMILAIGMVVDDAIVMLENIHRRIEEGDSPLKAAFLGAREVAFAVIATTLVLVAVFMPITFLEGDLGKLFKEFAVAMSAAVIFSSIVALTLSPMMCSKLLKPASQDSWLVRKVDSIMTGISRGYQSSLEKAMARPVLMSILVLIALGSSVLLAQKVPQEFAPQEDRGSLFLMVNGPQGASYEYIESYMNEVENRLMPLVDSGDIKRLLIRAPRGFGRAADFSNGMAIIVLEDWGQRRPMKEVIGDINKRLADLAGVQAFPVMRQAFGRGVGKPVQFVIGGPSYEELARWRDIMMEKAAENPKLLGLDHDYKETKPQLRVVIDRDRAASLGVSISNIGRTLESMLGSRLVTTFMRDGEEYDVIVEGERSNQNTAADLQNIYVRSERTKELIPLSNLVTVEEFADASSLNRYNRMRAITIEASLADGYSLGEALDYLNQVARAYLPAEAVISYKGQSLDYQESGSSMYFVFLLALGIVFLVLAAQFESYIHPMVIMLTVPLATVGALIGLWFTGQSLNIYSQIGIIMLVGLAAKNGILIVEFANQLRDKGVDFDRAIIQASCQRLRPILMTGITTAAGAVPLVLAAGAGAETRFVIGVVVLSGIMLATLFTIFVIPTAYGLFARNSGSPEAIAQQLDKELAQD, from the coding sequence ATGATCCTGACAGATCTTTCCGTTAAACGACCGGTATTTGCCTCGGTTATTAGCCTATTGCTGGTGGCCTTTGGTTTAGTGGCATTCGATAAGTTACCGCTGCGGGAATACCCTAACATCGACCCGCCGATTGTCTCGATTGAAACCAACTATCGCGGCGCCAGTGCCGCTGTGGTCGAGAGCCGTATCACCCAGCTGATTGAAGATAGGATCAGCGGCGTTGAAGGTATTCGCCATGTGAGTTCATCGAGCAGCGATGGTCGCTCGCAGGTGACCTTAGAGTTCGATATCAGCCGCAACATTGAAGATGCGGCCAACGACGTGCGCGACAGAATTTCGGGCCTGTTAGATAACTTACCCGAAGAAGCCGATCCCCCAGAGGTACAAAAGGCCAACGGTGGCGATGAAGTAATTATGTGGCTCAACCTAGTGTCGGATCAAATGACCACATTAGAGCTAACCGATTACACCCGTCGCTATTTATCCGACCGTCTGTCCGTGGTGGACGGGGTGTCGATGATCCGTATCGGTGGTGGCAAAGTTTACGCCATGCGCGTCTGGCTCGATAGACAAGCATTAGCATCCAGAAGCCTTACTGTAGCCGATGTTGAAGCCGCGTTAAGGGCTGAAAACGTTGAGTTGCCCGCAGGTTCGCTCGAGTCCAAGGAGCGCCACTTTACCGTACGTTTAGAGCGTAGTTATCGCACTGCCGAGGATTTTGCCAATTTGGTGATTTCCCAAGGTGAAGACGGCTATTTAGTCAAGCTTGGCGATGTGGCTAAGGTGGAAATTGGCTCGGAAGAAGAGCGTATCATGTTCCGCGGCAACAAGGAGGCCATGATTGGTCTTGGGGTGTCGAAACAGTCGACCGCCAACACCTTAGAAGTGGCCCGCGCCGTTAACGCCTTAGTCGATAAAATCAATCCAACCTTACCCGCTGGCATGTCGATTAAACGCAGCTACGACAGCTCAGTGTTTATCGAAGCCTCGATTAAAGAGGTGTACCAAACCCTGTTCACCGCCATGGTGCTGGTGATCATAGTTATTTATCTGTTCCTTGGCAGCGTGCGCGCCATGTTAATCCCTGCGATTACCGTGCCCGTGTCTTTGCTCGGAACGTTTATCGTGCTCTATGCGCTAGGATACACAATCAACCTGTTGACGCTGCTTGCGATGATCCTCGCCATCGGTATGGTGGTAGACGATGCGATTGTGATGCTGGAAAACATTCACCGCCGTATCGAAGAAGGGGATTCACCCTTAAAGGCGGCATTCTTGGGCGCCCGTGAAGTGGCCTTTGCGGTTATCGCCACCACCTTAGTGCTAGTGGCGGTATTTATGCCGATCACTTTCCTCGAAGGGGACTTAGGTAAGCTCTTTAAGGAGTTTGCGGTGGCCATGAGCGCGGCGGTGATCTTCTCCAGTATCGTGGCCTTAACCTTAAGCCCGATGATGTGTTCTAAGCTGCTTAAACCCGCGTCGCAGGATTCGTGGTTAGTGCGTAAGGTCGATAGCATTATGACGGGGATTTCCCGTGGCTATCAAAGCTCGCTTGAGAAGGCGATGGCAAGACCTGTGCTGATGTCGATATTAGTCTTGATTGCGCTCGGGAGCAGTGTGTTGCTCGCCCAAAAAGTGCCGCAGGAATTTGCGCCGCAGGAGGATCGGGGTTCGTTATTTTTGATGGTGAACGGGCCGCAGGGCGCGAGTTACGAATATATCGAATCCTACATGAACGAAGTGGAAAACCGTTTAATGCCGTTGGTGGACTCGGGCGACATTAAACGCTTGCTGATCCGTGCGCCCCGTGGCTTTGGCCGCGCCGCCGACTTCTCTAACGGGATGGCGATTATCGTGCTCGAAGATTGGGGACAACGTCGCCCGATGAAAGAAGTGATAGGCGATATTAACAAGCGCCTCGCGGATTTAGCCGGTGTACAAGCTTTCCCTGTGATGCGTCAAGCCTTTGGCCGTGGCGTGGGTAAACCTGTGCAGTTTGTGATTGGTGGTCCAAGCTATGAAGAGTTGGCCCGCTGGCGCGACATTATGATGGAAAAGGCGGCGGAAAATCCTAAACTGCTTGGCCTTGACCACGATTATAAAGAAACCAAACCGCAGCTTAGAGTGGTGATCGACAGGGACAGGGCGGCCAGCCTTGGGGTATCGATTTCCAATATCGGCCGCACCTTAGAATCGATGCTGGGCTCGCGTTTAGTCACCACCTTTATGCGTGATGGTGAAGAGTACGATGTGATTGTGGAAGGGGAACGCAGTAACCAAAATACCGCGGCCGATCTGCAAAATATCTATGTTCGCTCCGAACGGACCAAGGAGCTGATCCCTCTGTCGAACTTAGTCACGGTCGAAGAGTTTGCCGATGCCAGCTCCCTTAACCGTTATAACCGTATGCGTGCGATCACTATCGAAGCCAGCTTGGCGGATGGTTATAGCCTAGGTGAAGCGCTGGATTACCTCAATCAAGTGGCACGTGCTTACCTGCCTGCGGAAGCGGTGATCAGCTACAAGGGACAATCTTTGGATTATCAAGAGTCTGGCAGCTCAATGTACTTTGTATTCCTGCTGGCGCTGGGGATTGTATTCCTAGTATTAGCGGCGCAGTTCGAAAGCTATATTCACCCTATGGTGATCATGCTGACGGTACCGCTGGCCACGGTTGGCGCCTTGATAGGGCTGTGGTTTACGGGGCAGAGTCTCAATATCTACAGCCAGATTGGGATTATTATGCTGGTGGGCCTTGCGGCGAAAAACGGTATTCTTATCGTCGAATTTGCCAACCAGTTGCGGGATAAGGGCGTTGATTTCGATCGCGCGATTATTCAAGCCTCTTGTCAGCGTTTACGCCCCATCCTAATGACGGGGATTACCACTGCCGCGGGCGCCGTACCTCTGGTATTGGCCGCTGGTGCGGGGGCGGAAACCCGCTTCGTGATTGGTGTGGTGGTGCTTTCGGGCATTATGCTGGCGACCTTGTTCACTATCTTTGTGATCCCAACCGCCTACGGCCTCTTTGCCCGTAACAGCGGTTCTCCAGAAGCGATTGCCCAGCAATTAGATAAGGAGTTGGCGCAGGATTAA
- a CDS encoding efflux RND transporter periplasmic adaptor subunit, protein MRVIIIWKPDEKIIIIIAILAAGWFGYQSMQPQAPQKANVKLTPNVVIATAAMAPVRDEVEAIGTNKAYESVTITPKVTDVVTSLKFDDGDIVKKGDLLVQLQNAEQIAKVKVAQVKVSDNQRELARISSLVTSRTVAELERDRLQTLIDTTRAELEQAQSSLNDRSIVAPFNGRLGLRQVSVGSLVTPGTEITTLDDISKIKLDFSVPERFIQDLQPGKQVEAKAVAFPDEIFKGKVISIDSRVNPTTRAVIVRAEIPNPDLRLLPGMLMKVKLIKRSREALMLPESAIIPIQKEHFVYSVNKDNVIERKQVTIGIRTRGWVEILGGLEIGENVVIRGLLKVHPGDVVKTELAEKFSYLSDANAEPSV, encoded by the coding sequence ATGCGAGTCATCATCATTTGGAAGCCAGATGAAAAAATCATAATTATCATCGCTATTTTGGCTGCGGGCTGGTTTGGATACCAAAGTATGCAACCCCAAGCACCGCAGAAAGCTAACGTTAAGCTCACCCCTAATGTGGTCATCGCGACTGCCGCTATGGCGCCCGTGCGTGACGAAGTCGAAGCCATAGGCACCAACAAGGCCTATGAGTCTGTCACTATCACGCCTAAAGTCACCGATGTGGTTACTTCTCTCAAGTTTGATGATGGCGATATCGTCAAGAAGGGCGACTTATTGGTGCAACTGCAAAATGCCGAGCAGATAGCCAAAGTAAAAGTGGCGCAGGTGAAGGTGAGTGACAACCAGCGCGAGTTAGCGCGGATCAGCTCTCTGGTGACCAGCCGCACTGTGGCGGAGTTAGAACGTGACCGCCTGCAAACCTTAATCGATACCACCCGTGCCGAGCTAGAGCAGGCACAATCATCCCTCAATGATCGCAGTATAGTGGCGCCCTTTAATGGTCGTTTAGGCCTGCGCCAAGTGAGTGTGGGTAGCTTAGTGACTCCGGGGACTGAGATCACCACGCTCGATGATATCTCTAAGATTAAATTGGACTTTTCGGTGCCTGAGCGCTTTATTCAAGACTTACAGCCCGGTAAACAAGTTGAAGCCAAAGCCGTAGCGTTTCCCGATGAAATCTTTAAAGGCAAAGTGATTTCTATCGATAGCCGTGTTAATCCAACGACTCGCGCCGTGATTGTGCGCGCCGAAATCCCAAATCCGGATTTACGTTTACTGCCCGGCATGCTGATGAAGGTGAAACTCATCAAGCGCAGCCGCGAGGCCTTGATGTTGCCTGAGTCGGCGATTATCCCAATCCAAAAAGAGCATTTTGTTTACAGCGTCAATAAGGACAATGTGATTGAGCGTAAGCAAGTCACCATTGGTATTCGGACCCGCGGCTGGGTCGAAATCCTCGGTGGTTTAGAGATTGGTGAAAACGTGGTGATCCGCGGGCTACTCAAAGTGCACCCAGGCGATGTGGTCAAAACCGAATTGGCTGAGAAGTTTAGCTATCTTTCCGATGCTAATGCGGAGCCAAGTGTATGA
- the bamC gene encoding outer membrane protein assembly factor BamC, giving the protein MLKKVTPLFLVAAVAACSSPLERRQANGGEDYVQAEQAPMLKIPEGLKAPPYNKEFEVPNLGPKANSALVGKNLDIRPPLQVLPMAEGTHVEEGSDNIKIVVESIDNSVDLKQEIFTNLDGFFAKQGINIRNRDFDKGSIETDWIENTEVLESSLWGSDKEYLLRQRYRFDVETRPHGRTANIVIHLVEHQEFYDGKDQDVLLSSEDKQRYTIDMLNSSIAYMSVKREQAIQANRLKQTLGINVDLVTPEEGVAYWSAKAPYKQVWDRLRIVLPEMGFEIADMDSAKGLYFIKFTDNSGFWSSLWNDNQLALKEGSYRILLEDGDSPEETKILLRDGEDQPLSNEVVTNVYQSLSNLMKEERKLR; this is encoded by the coding sequence ATGTTAAAGAAAGTCACCCCACTGTTCCTAGTTGCTGCCGTTGCAGCTTGTAGCTCGCCATTAGAGCGTCGCCAAGCAAACGGCGGTGAAGACTATGTGCAGGCCGAGCAAGCGCCAATGCTGAAGATCCCCGAGGGATTAAAAGCACCGCCATACAATAAAGAATTTGAAGTGCCTAACTTAGGGCCAAAGGCGAATTCCGCGCTGGTTGGTAAAAACCTCGATATCCGTCCTCCACTACAAGTCCTGCCAATGGCAGAAGGTACGCACGTGGAAGAGGGCAGCGATAACATTAAGATCGTGGTTGAATCGATTGATAACAGCGTCGATCTTAAGCAAGAAATCTTCACTAACTTAGATGGTTTCTTTGCTAAGCAAGGCATCAACATTCGCAACCGCGATTTCGATAAAGGCAGTATCGAAACCGATTGGATTGAAAACACGGAAGTGCTGGAATCGAGCCTCTGGGGCTCAGATAAAGAGTATCTGCTGCGTCAGCGCTATCGCTTCGACGTAGAAACCCGTCCGCACGGCCGTACCGCTAACATAGTGATCCACTTGGTTGAACACCAAGAGTTTTACGATGGTAAAGATCAGGATGTGCTGTTAAGCAGTGAAGATAAACAGCGTTACACCATCGATATGCTGAACAGTTCTATCGCTTATATGAGTGTGAAACGTGAGCAAGCGATTCAAGCGAACCGTTTGAAGCAGACCTTAGGGATCAATGTAGATTTAGTGACGCCTGAAGAAGGGGTTGCTTACTGGTCCGCGAAAGCGCCATACAAACAAGTGTGGGATCGTCTGCGTATCGTGCTGCCAGAAATGGGCTTTGAAATTGCCGATATGGACAGCGCCAAGGGGCTTTACTTCATTAAGTTTACCGACAACTCTGGTTTCTGGAGTTCGTTGTGGAACGACAATCAATTGGCCTTGAAGGAAGGCAGTTACCGCATACTGCTTGAAGACGGCGATAGCCCAGAGGAAACCAAAATCCTGCTGCGCGACGGTGAAGACCAACCATTGTCGAATGAAGTCGTGACCAATGTGTATCAGTCACTGTCGAACCTGATGAAAGAAGAGCGCAAACTGCGTTAA